The following proteins come from a genomic window of bacterium:
- the hypE gene encoding hydrogenase expression/formation protein HypE, whose translation MHDKILLSHGEGGKRTRDLIAKVIARYFDNPVLSPLFDSGLLGRIEGEIAFTTDGYVVTPPFFPGGDIGRLAVCGTVNDLAVCGAKAAAISCGLILEEGLPTDTLERALASMRDAAKEVGVTVACGDTKVVERGKGDGIFITTAGVGVSTDGWRPAPSEIRPGDRIVLTGTMGDHQVAVLIARKNLSIEAPVLSDVAPLSGLLLPLLPRFAGKVRFMRDPTRGGVGVTLNEMASAANARFVLDEARLPVRESVRGVCEILGFDPLYLANEGKAVLIAAGNAAEAIVAALREHPYGREAAIIGEVTEGAAGVWMRTLSGGVRAVDYPVGDQLPRIC comes from the coding sequence ATGCACGACAAGATCCTTCTATCCCACGGCGAGGGCGGCAAGCGCACCCGCGACCTGATCGCGAAGGTGATCGCCCGGTACTTCGACAATCCCGTGCTGTCCCCGCTCTTCGACTCGGGGCTTCTCGGGCGGATCGAGGGGGAGATCGCCTTCACCACCGACGGGTACGTGGTGACCCCTCCCTTCTTTCCCGGCGGCGACATCGGCCGGCTGGCCGTCTGCGGGACCGTGAACGACCTCGCCGTCTGCGGGGCGAAAGCGGCGGCGATCTCGTGCGGCCTGATCCTCGAAGAGGGGCTGCCGACGGATACCCTCGAACGCGCGCTCGCGTCGATGCGGGACGCGGCGAAGGAAGTCGGGGTGACCGTCGCCTGCGGGGACACGAAGGTGGTCGAGCGCGGAAAGGGGGACGGGATCTTCATCACCACGGCGGGCGTCGGCGTTTCGACGGACGGCTGGCGTCCGGCGCCGTCGGAGATCCGTCCCGGCGACCGGATCGTGCTCACGGGGACGATGGGGGACCACCAGGTGGCGGTGCTGATCGCCCGGAAGAATCTTTCGATCGAAGCCCCCGTGCTGTCCGACGTGGCGCCGCTTTCGGGCCTGCTCCTTCCGCTCCTTCCGAGGTTCGCCGGCAAGGTGCGGTTCATGCGCGATCCCACGCGCGGCGGGGTGGGCGTGACCCTGAACGAGATGGCCTCCGCCGCGAACGCCCGGTTCGTGCTGGACGAGGCGCGGCTCCCGGTGCGGGAATCGGTGCGCGGCGTGTGCGAGATCCTCGGCTTCGACCCGCTGTATCTCGCCAACGAGGGGAAGGCGGTGCTGATCGCGGCGGGGAACGCCGCGGAAGCGATCGTCGCCGCCCTGCGGGAGCACCCGTACGGACGGGAGGCGGCGATCATCGGAGAGGTGACGGAGGGAGCGGCCGGCGTGTGGATGCGCACCCTTTCCGGCGGCGTGCGGGCGGTCGACTACCCCGTGGGGGACCAGCTCCCGCGGATCTGCTGA
- a CDS encoding HD domain-containing phosphohydrolase, with protein sequence MKAQEVFLGILIDLVRSLQAAALYPETHQRVREPLARLHREVRNEAKRLGGSLGVGFLGDRIVIDQFPFHASTPGIERLAGKMTSRGIEKVVIGETVTLPEMKRFVYFVAGVGESDGSRPWKHISFGRIRGDGGPAEFPASGSGEALPVPQVLTGATDVLKDVLRSIAVKGSLGNVEEGRDIVAAVMKGLREEEFLIDRMIRLQDRDDYTVAHSLNVCVMVVAQASRLGLSEAALRDVGLAALLHDIGKELVPAEILNKPGKLDSGEFAKISLHPVLGATHLRKMSLGSDLPVIVCYEHHIRHDRSGYPTPRFPDVPHPASLMTQIADVYDALRTYRPYRTSLDRETAIGILREGRGTEFEPVLLDRFLRMIS encoded by the coding sequence ATGAAGGCGCAAGAGGTTTTTCTCGGGATCCTTATCGACCTGGTCCGGTCCCTCCAGGCGGCGGCCCTCTACCCGGAGACGCACCAACGCGTCCGGGAACCCCTGGCACGCCTCCACAGAGAGGTCAGGAACGAGGCGAAACGGCTCGGTGGCAGCCTGGGCGTGGGATTTCTGGGAGACCGGATCGTGATCGACCAGTTCCCCTTCCACGCATCCACCCCGGGGATCGAGCGTCTCGCCGGAAAAATGACTTCCCGCGGAATCGAGAAGGTCGTCATCGGGGAAACGGTCACCCTTCCGGAGATGAAACGTTTCGTGTATTTCGTGGCCGGCGTAGGGGAGAGCGACGGCTCCCGGCCGTGGAAGCATATCTCTTTCGGCAGGATCCGGGGAGACGGAGGACCGGCGGAGTTCCCGGCGTCGGGCTCTGGAGAGGCCCTGCCCGTTCCCCAGGTGCTCACCGGGGCGACGGATGTGCTGAAGGACGTGCTCCGCTCCATCGCCGTCAAGGGCTCCCTCGGGAACGTGGAAGAGGGGAGGGACATCGTGGCCGCGGTGATGAAGGGGTTGAGGGAAGAGGAATTCCTGATCGACCGGATGATCCGGCTCCAGGACCGCGACGACTACACGGTGGCGCACTCCCTCAACGTCTGCGTGATGGTGGTGGCCCAGGCGTCCCGCCTCGGGCTGTCCGAAGCGGCGCTCCGGGACGTCGGACTTGCCGCGCTCCTCCACGACATCGGGAAGGAGCTTGTCCCCGCGGAGATCCTGAACAAGCCGGGGAAACTCGATTCCGGGGAGTTCGCGAAGATCTCGCTCCATCCGGTCCTCGGGGCGACCCATCTTCGGAAGATGTCCCTGGGAAGCGATCTTCCGGTCATCGTTTGCTACGAACACCACATCCGCCACGATCGGTCCGGGTACCCGACCCCCCGCTTCCCGGACGTTCCGCACCCCGCTTCCCTGATGACCCAGATCGCCGACGTGTACGACGCCCTGCGGACGTACCGGCCGTATCGGACGAGTCTTGACCGGGAGACGGCAATCGGGATTCTCCGGGAGGGTCGCGGGACGGAATTCGAGCCCGTGCTCCTCGACCGCTTTCTCCGGATGATCTCCTGA
- a CDS encoding methylglyoxal synthase produces the protein MIHKKIAMEHDKRIALVAHDNKKRDLVEWAKFNRELLAHHKIYATGTTGEILERDLGFVINKLQSGPLGGDQQIGAKIADSEIDFLIFFWDPLEPAPHDPDVKALLRLAVVWNIPIACNRASADFMISSPLMDGDYDRLVPDYNAYRSRKITGEVDKTDAS, from the coding sequence ATGATTCATAAAAAAATCGCGATGGAACATGACAAGAGAATCGCCCTCGTTGCGCATGACAACAAGAAGCGCGACCTGGTGGAATGGGCGAAATTCAACCGGGAGCTGCTGGCTCACCATAAGATCTACGCAACGGGCACGACCGGCGAGATACTGGAACGGGATCTCGGCTTCGTGATCAACAAGCTCCAGAGCGGACCCTTGGGCGGGGATCAGCAGATCGGCGCAAAGATCGCCGACAGCGAGATCGATTTTCTCATCTTCTTCTGGGATCCGCTCGAACCGGCACCCCACGATCCGGACGTCAAGGCGCTCCTGCGCCTGGCGGTGGTCTGGAATATTCCCATCGCCTGCAATCGCGCCTCCGCCGATTTCATGATCTCCTCCCCCTTGATGGATGGAGATTATGATCGTCTTGTGCCGGACTATAATGCGTATCGAAGCCGGAAGATCACGGGGGAGGTCGACAAAACCGATGCGTCATGA
- a CDS encoding VIT family protein, with amino-acid sequence MRHEEHHRSDRIGWLRAAVMGANDGIVSIASLILGVAAAGGTGSQVAVAGMAGLVAGAMSMAAGEYISVSSQADTEESDLAREREELATNDASERAELAGIYVSRGLDLPLARQVADQLMAHDALGAHARDELGINEIQRARPVQAALASAGTFAVGAGLPLLITLLVPAGMLAAFVVGTSLTCLAILGSLAAHAGGAKRAVGALRVTFWGAAAMGLTYGVGALFGTVV; translated from the coding sequence ATGCGTCATGAGGAACACCACCGTTCGGACCGGATCGGATGGCTTCGGGCCGCGGTCATGGGCGCCAACGACGGCATCGTGTCGATCGCCAGCCTGATCCTGGGCGTCGCCGCCGCCGGCGGCACCGGAAGCCAGGTGGCCGTTGCGGGAATGGCCGGGCTCGTCGCGGGAGCCATGTCCATGGCGGCCGGTGAATACATCTCCGTCAGCTCCCAGGCGGATACCGAGGAATCGGACCTGGCGCGCGAACGCGAGGAGTTGGCGACCAACGACGCCTCCGAGAGGGCCGAGTTGGCCGGCATCTACGTTTCCCGGGGGCTCGACCTTCCTCTCGCCCGGCAGGTCGCCGACCAACTGATGGCGCACGACGCCCTCGGGGCCCATGCGCGCGACGAACTCGGCATCAACGAGATCCAGCGCGCCCGCCCGGTGCAGGCGGCCCTTGCGTCCGCGGGCACGTTCGCCGTCGGGGCGGGCCTGCCGCTCCTGATCACGCTTCTCGTCCCCGCCGGGATGCTGGCGGCGTTTGTCGTGGGAACGTCGCTCACGTGCCTCGCGATCCTCGGATCGTTGGCGGCCCACGCCGGCGGCGCGAAGCGCGCCGTCGGCGCCCTGCGCGTCACGTTCTGGGGAGCGGCGGCCATGGGGCTGACGTACGGCGTCGGCGCCCTCTTCGGAACCGTCGTCTAG
- a CDS encoding HypC/HybG/HupF family hydrogenase formation chaperone: MCLGVPAKILETNDGAAVVELGGVRREISVMLLDNASVGEWVIVHAGFAIERLSEEEAEQTLALFREIAESDEIH, encoded by the coding sequence ATGTGCCTCGGGGTTCCCGCGAAGATCCTGGAAACAAACGACGGGGCCGCGGTCGTGGAGCTGGGAGGCGTCCGTCGGGAGATCTCGGTGATGCTCCTGGACAACGCCTCCGTCGGGGAGTGGGTGATCGTCCACGCCGGCTTCGCCATCGAGAGACTCTCGGAGGAAGAGGCGGAGCAGACGCTTGCCCTGTTCCGCGAGATCGCGGAATCAGATGAAATACATTGA
- the hypD gene encoding hydrogenase formation protein HypD, with product MKYIDDFRDPAAARALVERIRRDAGDSPVRLMEVCGTHTVAIARGGIRPLLSGAVTMLSGPGCPVCVTPDGYIDAAIALGAERGALLATFGDMLRVPGKSSSLEKEKGAGLEVRVVYSPLDAVTLAASAPDREVVFLGVGFETTAPAIGGAIRSAAAGGVRNFSVLSSVRTIPEAMGVLAADPEVRIEGFLCPAHVSVVIGTDAYKPIARRYGIPCVVAGFEPLDILMGISMLVRQKKEGAARVENEYSRVATSAGNRKAQELIRDVFVPCDTGWRGIGIIPGSGLRIADAYAAFDAEKKFGVSVVFSMEGTACRCGDVLKGKIPPPACPLFGKGCVPEEPHGPCMVSSEGSCAAYYKYGAA from the coding sequence ATGAAATACATTGACGACTTCCGCGATCCGGCGGCCGCAAGGGCGCTGGTCGAGCGGATCCGGCGCGACGCGGGGGACTCCCCGGTCCGCCTGATGGAAGTGTGCGGCACCCACACCGTGGCGATCGCGCGCGGAGGAATCCGGCCTCTCCTGTCCGGCGCCGTGACGATGCTCTCGGGCCCGGGCTGCCCGGTCTGCGTCACCCCCGACGGGTACATCGACGCCGCGATCGCGCTGGGCGCGGAGCGGGGCGCCCTGCTCGCCACCTTCGGGGACATGCTGCGGGTCCCGGGGAAATCCTCCTCCCTCGAGAAGGAGAAGGGTGCGGGACTGGAAGTCCGGGTCGTGTATTCGCCGCTCGACGCGGTGACGCTGGCCGCCTCCGCGCCGGACCGCGAGGTCGTCTTCCTCGGCGTGGGGTTCGAGACGACGGCGCCCGCCATCGGCGGCGCCATCCGGTCGGCGGCCGCGGGGGGCGTGCGGAACTTCTCCGTCCTGTCGTCCGTGCGCACGATCCCGGAGGCGATGGGGGTCCTGGCCGCCGATCCCGAGGTCCGCATCGAGGGGTTCCTCTGCCCCGCCCACGTCTCCGTCGTCATCGGGACGGACGCCTACAAGCCGATCGCGCGGCGGTACGGCATCCCGTGCGTGGTCGCCGGCTTCGAGCCGCTCGACATCTTGATGGGGATCTCGATGCTGGTGCGGCAGAAAAAGGAGGGCGCCGCCCGCGTGGAGAACGAGTATTCGCGCGTGGCCACCTCCGCCGGGAACCGGAAGGCGCAGGAGCTGATCCGCGACGTCTTCGTCCCGTGCGACACGGGGTGGCGCGGGATCGGAATCATCCCGGGGTCGGGGCTTCGGATCGCGGACGCCTACGCGGCGTTCGACGCGGAGAAAAAGTTCGGGGTTTCCGTCGTCTTCTCGATGGAAGGCACCGCCTGCCGGTGCGGAGACGTGCTGAAGGGGAAGATCCCGCCGCCCGCCTGCCCCCTCTTCGGAAAAGGGTGCGTTCCCGAAGAACCGCATGGACCCTGCATGGTCAGCAGCGAGGGTTCGTGCGCCGCCTACTACAAATACGGAGCCGCGTAG